A region of the Gemmatimonadota bacterium genome:
CGGAAACCCCGGGTCGCCATCCTGTCCAACGGGAACGAGCTGGCTGAGCTGGACGAGTTCCACGAGGTGCTGGCCGGCCGCAAAATCGTGAACTCGAACTCCTACGCGCTCGCCGCCGCCGTGCTGGCCACGGGCTGCCAGCCTCTGCTGCTGGGCACGGCGCGGGACGATGAAGCGAGCCTGCGGGCGCATCTCGAGGGCGGACTGGATGCGGACGTGCTGGTCACGACTGCCGGCGCGAGTGTGGGCGAGCACGACCTGGTCAAGGAAGTGCTCCTCGGGCTGGGACTCGAGCTGGACTTCTGGCGCGTCCGCATCCGGCCGGGCAGCCCCTTCTCCTTCGGCCGGCTCGGCCGGCTGGCTGTATTCGGCCTGCCCGGCAACCCGGTCTCTGCGCTGGTCACCTTCGAGGTCCTGGTTCGGCCCGCGCTGCGGCGTATGCTCGGCCGGCGCGCGGTGCACAACCGAACCCTGGCGGTCCGGGCAGCAGAGCGCATCACATCCCGGCCAGGGCTCACGCGCTTCCTGCGGGCGACGCTCGAGCAGGACGAAGCGGGCGGCTGGCGCGCACGGCTGACCGGCCCGCAGGGGTCCGGCATGCTGAGCTCGATGGCGCAGGCGGACGCGCTGCTCGTGCTGCCGGAGGATGTCGAGGTCGTGGAGGCGGGCGCTGCGCTCGTGGCCATGCCGCTTGCCCCCTCCGATGACGCGCAGGCGCAGCCGGGCCTCCCCACGGCGGCGGCCACCTTCAGCCCGCCCGCCCCCTCGGAATAGCATGCCTCGCGACACTCGAGCAGAAGCATCATGACCGGCAGCAACGATGCAGCAGGCGGGATCACGCCCGCTCACTACCAACCGGAGCTGCCGGTCCAGGATCTCATCCGATCGCAGCCGCCGGGCGGCGAGAGCTTGGAGATGGATGTGGTCTTCGTGGGTGCGGGCCCGGCCGGCCTGGCGGGCGCCATCGAGCTGGCACGGCTGGCGCGCCAGGACGCAGACGCGGGCGGCGCGCTGGGGGAGCTCAGCATTGCGGTCCTCGAGAAGTCCGGCAGCCTGGGCGAACACTGCCTTTCCGGCGCGGTTGTGAACCCGAGCGCGCTACGCGCACTTTTCCCGCAGCTCGAGGACCGGGATCTCCCCTTCCGCGCTCCGGTGGCAGGCGAGCGGGTGTACTTCCTGACAGCCGGGAAAGCCTTCCGCCTGCCGATTCCGCCCACCATGCGCAATCACGGCTTCTATGTCGCCTCCATCTGTGAAATCGTGCGCTGGCTGGGCGAGCGGGCGGAGGCGCTGGG
Encoded here:
- a CDS encoding molybdopterin molybdotransferase MoeA, giving the protein MAERRPPPADWLSLAAAQEHILLAVKPLPLERVSLLEASGRVLAEEIHSPIDQPPWDNSAMDGFAVRAADVRGASREQPVELELLEEVPAGGFATRSVGPGQAIKIMTGAPLPAGADCVVRLEHTDAWDGGQAAGKVAVFSDSDAGRNVRRRGEDLRAGAAVLEPGRLLRPAELGVLASLGRAMIRVHRKPRVAILSNGNELAELDEFHEVLAGRKIVNSNSYALAAAVLATGCQPLLLGTARDDEASLRAHLEGGLDADVLVTTAGASVGEHDLVKEVLLGLGLELDFWRVRIRPGSPFSFGRLGRLAVFGLPGNPVSALVTFEVLVRPALRRMLGRRAVHNRTLAVRAAERITSRPGLTRFLRATLEQDEAGGWRARLTGPQGSGMLSSMAQADALLVLPEDVEVVEAGAALVAMPLAPSDDAQAQPGLPTAAATFSPPAPSE